One region of Ardenticatenales bacterium genomic DNA includes:
- a CDS encoding dienelactone hydrolase family protein yields MHAIHQNQPVLIAGKPLAEARAAMIMLHGRGSTAQSILTLAVELKQPDFAYLAPQARNNTWYPYRFLAPLARNEPFLSSALAAVADVVAYVENAGIPATHIFFLGFSQGACLALEYVARHARSYGGAIAYSGGLIGPDDAPRDYAGNLQQTPIFIGCSDVDDHIPEPRVHESGDILRRLGAITTIRIYPQMGHTINQDEIDFAKSMMSALGR; encoded by the coding sequence ATGCACGCCATTCACCAAAACCAACCCGTCCTCATCGCCGGAAAGCCGTTGGCGGAAGCGCGCGCGGCCATGATCATGCTCCACGGGCGTGGCTCCACGGCGCAAAGCATTCTCACCCTGGCGGTGGAACTAAAGCAGCCGGATTTCGCTTACCTGGCGCCACAGGCGCGCAACAACACCTGGTATCCTTACCGCTTTTTGGCCCCGCTGGCGCGTAATGAGCCGTTTCTCTCCTCGGCGCTGGCGGCGGTGGCGGATGTGGTCGCTTATGTGGAGAATGCCGGCATTCCCGCCACCCACATCTTCTTCCTCGGATTCTCCCAGGGCGCCTGCCTGGCCCTGGAATACGTCGCCCGCCATGCGCGCAGCTACGGTGGCGCCATTGCCTACAGCGGTGGCCTCATTGGACCAGACGACGCGCCCCGAGATTATGCCGGCAATCTCCAACAAACCCCCATCTTCATCGGTTGTAGCGACGTGGACGACCACATCCCCGAACCGCGCGTCCATGAGAGCGGCGACATCCTGCGCCGCCTGGGAGCCATCACCACCATCCGCATCTACCCCCAAATGGGCCACACCATCAACCAGGACGAAATTGATTTCGCCAAATCCATGATGTCCGCCCTGGGGCGGTGA
- a CDS encoding pirin family protein: MRRPYFDSHIEGLDVRGSLRFYDAGTFPTIHPVHWLHSHFAVGGYSPLRRLSGMLTAHMTQIAPYNGFTWHPHRGLEIYTYVIDGQLYHEDSTGGRGTIAAGEVQRMFSGNYIMHQELNLTGQYARVIQIWFVADTAYMGLPPHYEQIPLSQMPPRQHGDGIVRDIIGPAGATDAHVTARLTSTILPAGGKAMVELPQDDEELFLYFVDGSGSLDSATLTADVDLYDVLLAASDADAPTITAGARPLNFLSFYLPPFMHA; this comes from the coding sequence ATGCGCCGTCCTTATTTCGACAGCCACATTGAAGGACTTGATGTGCGCGGATCGTTACGGTTTTATGATGCCGGCACTTTCCCCACCATCCACCCCGTCCACTGGCTCCACTCCCATTTCGCCGTCGGCGGCTACAGCCCCCTGCGCCGCCTCAGCGGCATGCTCACCGCGCACATGACCCAGATCGCCCCCTACAACGGCTTCACCTGGCATCCCCATCGCGGCCTGGAAATCTACACCTACGTCATTGACGGGCAGCTTTACCACGAAGACAGCACCGGCGGGCGGGGCACAATCGCCGCCGGAGAAGTGCAGCGCATGTTCTCCGGCAACTACATCATGCACCAGGAACTCAACCTTACCGGCCAATATGCCCGCGTCATCCAAATCTGGTTCGTGGCGGATACGGCATACATGGGCCTGCCGCCCCACTACGAACAGATCCCCTTGAGCCAGATGCCCCCACGCCAACACGGAGACGGCATTGTGCGCGACATCATTGGCCCGGCCGGCGCGACGGATGCGCACGTCACCGCCCGCCTCACCAGCACCATTCTCCCCGCCGGCGGCAAGGCAATGGTGGAACTGCCCCAGGACGACGAAGAGCTATTCCTCTACTTCGTTGATGGCTCTGGTAGCCTGGACTCCGCCACCCTTACCGCCGACGTGGACCTGTACGACGTATTGCTGGCCGCGTCAGATGCGGACGCGCCCACGATCACGGCCGGCGCACGGCCCCTCAACTTCCTTTCCTTCTATCTGCCCCCCTTCATGCACGCCTGA
- a CDS encoding (2Fe-2S)-binding protein — MELTINDQVRPVNDENALLLWVLRDELGLTGTKFGCGAGICGACTVHVDGVAIRSCITPVSAVAGKTITTIEGLAPDGELHPVQRAFLDAQVPQCAWCMSGQMMTAAAFLAQNPSPTPEQIREAMNGNYCRCGCYARIETAISDAAAKL, encoded by the coding sequence ATGGAGTTGACGATAAACGACCAGGTTCGCCCGGTTAACGATGAGAACGCACTGCTGTTGTGGGTACTGCGGGACGAACTCGGCCTGACTGGCACAAAATTTGGCTGCGGCGCGGGCATCTGCGGCGCCTGCACCGTCCATGTGGACGGCGTCGCTATCCGTTCTTGCATCACGCCCGTGAGCGCGGTTGCCGGCAAAACGATCACCACCATCGAAGGACTGGCCCCAGACGGCGAACTCCATCCCGTCCAGCGCGCCTTCCTCGACGCGCAAGTCCCACAGTGCGCCTGGTGCATGAGCGGACAAATGATGACGGCAGCCGCCTTCCTCGCGCAAAACCCCTCTCCCACCCCCGAACAGATCCGCGAAGCCATGAACGGCAACTACTGTCGCTGCGGCTGCTATGCTCGCATCGAAACGGCCATCTCCGACGCCGCCGCCAAACTGTAG
- a CDS encoding YceI family protein, translated as MTWQIDHAHSHILFTVRHMMISKVRGRFDAFRGEINFDENNPEQTMVSVEIDANSISTRESQRDGHLKSPDFLDVENYPTLTFQGKRVEQTGAQTGKLIGDLTIRGITREVSLAVDYAGTAQSPWGATSAGFSAEATIDRRDWNLTWNQALETGGLLVGNDIKIEIELELVKQPEAVIG; from the coding sequence ATGACCTGGCAAATTGATCACGCTCATTCCCACATTCTCTTCACGGTACGCCACATGATGATTTCTAAAGTACGCGGGCGGTTTGACGCCTTCCGTGGAGAAATCAATTTTGACGAAAACAACCCGGAACAGACCATGGTTTCGGTGGAAATTGACGCCAACAGCATCAGCACCCGCGAATCTCAACGAGACGGTCACTTAAAGTCGCCCGACTTCCTCGACGTGGAGAATTACCCCACGCTTACGTTCCAGGGGAAGCGCGTGGAGCAGACCGGCGCCCAGACCGGGAAGCTGATCGGCGACCTGACCATTCGGGGCATTACGCGGGAGGTGTCGTTGGCGGTGGATTATGCCGGCACAGCCCAAAGCCCCTGGGGCGCCACCAGCGCCGGCTTCTCCGCCGAAGCCACCATCGACCGCCGCGACTGGAACCTCACCTGGAACCAGGCCCTGGAAACCGGCGGCCTGCTCGTCGGCAACGACATCAAGATCGAAATCGAACTCGAACTTGTGAAGCAGCCAGAAGCAGTGATTGGCTGA
- a CDS encoding NAD(P)H-dependent oxidoreductase: MHNERNLHILGFAGSLRRQSYNRALLAAAQELLPAHTSLEIFDLHDIPFFNSDVEAEGTPASVLAFRERIQAADALLIATPEYNASTTGVLKNAIDWASRRRPDPNAPLDHKPVAIVGAGGMFGTVRAQLHLREILLHNQMYVLNAPTLMLARAWEQFDDAGILTNPDSRERLRRLLHALRDWTLRLERGAQTGLATVSPPILTATS, from the coding sequence ATGCACAACGAACGAAACCTGCACATTCTCGGTTTTGCCGGCAGTCTCCGCCGCCAATCCTACAACCGCGCCCTGCTGGCTGCCGCCCAGGAACTTCTGCCCGCCCACACCAGCCTGGAAATCTTCGACCTGCACGACATTCCCTTCTTCAATAGCGACGTCGAGGCGGAAGGCACACCCGCATCCGTTCTCGCCTTCCGCGAGCGCATCCAGGCCGCCGACGCCCTGCTCATCGCCACCCCGGAGTACAACGCCTCCACCACGGGCGTCCTCAAGAATGCCATCGATTGGGCTTCCCGCCGGAGGCCAGACCCAAACGCACCGCTGGACCATAAGCCCGTGGCCATCGTGGGCGCGGGCGGCATGTTTGGCACGGTGCGCGCCCAATTGCATCTGCGCGAAATCCTGCTGCACAATCAGATGTATGTCCTCAATGCGCCTACCCTGATGTTGGCGCGCGCCTGGGAACAGTTCGATGATGCCGGCATTCTCACCAACCCGGACAGCCGCGAACGCCTCCGCCGCCTGCTGCACGCCCTGCGCGACTGGACCCTGCGCCTGGAACGCGGTGCGCAAACCGGCCTGGCGACCGTGTCCCCACCCATCCTCACGGCCACGTCATGA
- a CDS encoding xanthine dehydrogenase family protein molybdopterin-binding subunit: MTDSSSTPTRKWRVTRRGFLIGLGATGVGLALGVTLGKAPLRLFIAEQLDAAGGPPGGPAGGPFAWFEITPDNEITLFVSKVEMGQGVHTALAQIAAEELEIEMAQLTVIQGSTHRGPEDAMGTGGSTSVSSSYVPLRQAAATLREMLRQRAAELLSLPVAELVARAGGVESATGDRRLTYGELVASQTAWEVPEEEAPLKPTAAFRLVGQSVPRVDLPAKITGSAIYGYDLRQPDMLYGAAVHPPTIAATMRAAQPGRAANLSGVVQVVVDDGFAGVVAATRAQAWAGAAAIEVDWDQGKLWQQGELESLVTVGTRGGITIQKEGSATRYLRDRVDVAADYRTPFAIHAQMEPQAALADVTADSARVWASTQAQVTVQRELARVLKMDAEQIEVIPTYLGGGFGRKLNIEAAVEAARLSQAVGRPVHVGWTRNEEMRYGYFRPPTHSRLSARLDGGRITALEHKQASGDVAFPFFPAIAATVMGADFGAWRGGRIQYAGIPHRHTAAWRIKLPVRTGWWRGLGLLANTFAVESFMDELAHTANRDPLQFRLDHLGDDPLGQRIRATLQLAADKAGWETPLPPGRARGIAWSLDVDTVAAQVAEISLDRASGKIRVERIVAALDPGFVINPDGATAQVQGSIIMGLGSTLIEEMTVQDGVVTPSNFDLYPLLTIADTPKIDVHLRDSDGIPRGVGEPPLGPVAAAVGNAFYALTGVRLRRLPFTPARVLAAL, translated from the coding sequence ATGACCGACTCCTCCTCTACACCGACACGAAAATGGCGCGTCACACGCCGCGGCTTCCTCATCGGCCTGGGCGCAACCGGCGTGGGCCTGGCGCTTGGCGTCACGCTCGGCAAAGCCCCGCTACGCCTCTTCATCGCCGAACAACTCGATGCCGCCGGCGGACCACCCGGCGGTCCGGCGGGCGGTCCCTTCGCCTGGTTTGAAATCACCCCGGACAACGAGATCACCCTCTTCGTGAGCAAGGTCGAAATGGGGCAGGGCGTGCATACCGCGCTGGCGCAAATCGCCGCCGAAGAACTGGAAATCGAAATGGCGCAGCTCACCGTCATTCAGGGCAGCACCCATCGCGGCCCGGAAGATGCCATGGGCACGGGGGGCAGCACGTCCGTCTCCTCTTCCTACGTGCCGCTGCGCCAGGCCGCGGCTACCCTGCGAGAAATGCTGCGCCAACGTGCGGCGGAACTCCTGAGCCTGCCCGTGGCGGAACTCGTTGCCCGCGCCGGCGGTGTGGAGAGCGCAACCGGCGACCGGCGACTCACCTACGGTGAACTGGTCGCCAGTCAAACCGCGTGGGAAGTGCCGGAAGAGGAAGCACCGCTCAAACCGACTGCCGCATTCCGTCTGGTGGGTCAATCGGTGCCGCGCGTGGATTTGCCGGCAAAAATCACCGGCAGCGCCATCTACGGATACGACCTGCGCCAGCCCGATATGCTCTACGGCGCGGCTGTTCATCCGCCCACCATCGCCGCCACCATGCGTGCTGCCCAGCCAGGACGCGCCGCCAACCTGTCCGGCGTCGTCCAGGTGGTCGTTGACGATGGCTTTGCCGGTGTGGTTGCCGCTACCCGTGCGCAGGCGTGGGCCGGGGCCGCCGCCATTGAGGTGGATTGGGACCAGGGCAAGTTGTGGCAGCAGGGGGAACTGGAATCACTGGTCACCGTGGGCACGCGCGGCGGCATCACCATTCAGAAAGAGGGAAGCGCCACCCGCTACTTGCGTGACCGCGTTGACGTCGCGGCGGACTATCGCACCCCCTTCGCCATTCACGCGCAAATGGAGCCGCAGGCGGCGCTGGCCGATGTGACGGCGGATTCCGCCCGTGTCTGGGCCTCTACGCAGGCCCAGGTCACAGTGCAAAGGGAACTGGCGCGCGTCTTGAAGATGGACGCGGAGCAGATTGAGGTCATCCCCACCTACCTCGGCGGCGGATTTGGGCGCAAGCTGAATATCGAAGCCGCCGTGGAAGCGGCGCGTCTGTCGCAGGCGGTGGGTCGCCCCGTCCACGTCGGCTGGACGCGCAACGAGGAGATGCGTTATGGCTATTTTCGCCCGCCCACGCATAGCCGCCTGTCGGCGCGGCTGGATGGCGGGCGGATCACGGCGTTGGAGCACAAACAGGCGAGCGGAGATGTGGCTTTCCCGTTTTTCCCGGCGATTGCGGCAACGGTGATGGGGGCGGATTTTGGGGCATGGCGTGGAGGTCGGATTCAATATGCCGGCATTCCCCACCGACACACCGCCGCCTGGCGCATCAAACTCCCCGTGCGCACAGGGTGGTGGCGCGGCCTGGGGCTGCTGGCAAACACCTTCGCCGTGGAAAGTTTCATGGACGAACTGGCCCACACCGCCAACCGCGACCCGCTCCAATTCCGCCTCGACCATCTCGGCGACGATCCCCTCGGCCAGCGCATCCGCGCCACCCTCCAACTTGCCGCCGACAAAGCAGGTTGGGAGACGCCGCTGCCTCCCGGACGCGCCCGCGGCATCGCCTGGAGCCTGGACGTAGACACGGTGGCCGCCCAGGTCGCCGAGATCTCCCTCGACCGCGCCAGCGGTAAAATCCGCGTGGAGCGCATCGTTGCTGCCCTGGACCCCGGCTTCGTCATCAACCCAGACGGCGCAACCGCCCAGGTGCAGGGTTCGATCATCATGGGCCTCGGCTCCACCTTGATTGAGGAAATGACCGTCCAGGATGGCGTCGTCACGCCCTCCAACTTCGACCTCTACCCGCTGCTGACCATCGCGGATACGCCCAAAATCGACGTTCACTTGCGCGATTCCGACGGCATCCCGCGTGGCGTGGGCGAACCGCCCCTCGGCCCCGTGGCCGCCGCCGTGGGCAACGCCTTCTACGCCCTCACCGGCGTACGCCTGCGCCGCCTCCCCTTCACGCCCGCGCGCGTGCTGGCCGCCCTCTAG
- a CDS encoding DUF1499 domain-containing protein, with protein MQRIIKLFVAAVVVVVLLVLMGRFWAARSAPAASTLGVVGGKLPPCPDSPNCVSSQTADAEHQVDGIPFVGDAAAAQARMRQVLAEMPRTRIVVDEPGYLRAEFRTLIFDYVDDGEFYFDTAAGVIQVRSASRLGYSDLGANRARIETIRTAFVSQ; from the coding sequence ATGCAACGTATTATTAAACTATTCGTCGCGGCGGTTGTCGTTGTTGTTTTGTTGGTGCTGATGGGACGCTTTTGGGCGGCGCGGAGCGCGCCCGCCGCGTCAACATTGGGCGTCGTCGGCGGGAAGCTCCCGCCCTGCCCGGATTCGCCAAACTGCGTCTCCTCGCAGACAGCGGACGCGGAACATCAAGTAGACGGTATTCCATTCGTCGGAGATGCGGCGGCGGCGCAGGCGCGGATGCGGCAGGTGCTGGCGGAAATGCCGCGCACGCGCATTGTCGTGGACGAGCCTGGCTACCTGCGCGCCGAGTTCCGCACGCTGATCTTTGATTACGTGGATGACGGAGAATTCTACTTCGATACCGCGGCCGGCGTTATCCAGGTGCGATCCGCGTCGCGCCTGGGCTACAGCGATTTGGGGGCCAATCGGGCGCGAATAGAAACAATCCGCACCGCTTTTGTCTCTCAATAA
- a CDS encoding alpha/beta hydrolase, with the protein MEEIWIETPKGTVYGRYAGIPGNPLILGIHGWSQQNGWHTWEPLLPPLGAAGMHAVSIDMPGWGQSPAWEPGPLLPAAGVPVILSILDSLDAPTASLMGKSWGGSVAIETALRHPGRITHLILTAPAFRDWDRLAGLTQPMLLAWAQDDPVIPFHYAAQFVDAIPHCQLQTYPTGGHNAAPENAAHFAPIATKFLQ; encoded by the coding sequence ATGGAAGAGATTTGGATTGAGACCCCAAAAGGAACCGTATATGGCCGGTATGCCGGCATTCCCGGCAACCCCCTGATCCTCGGCATTCACGGCTGGAGTCAACAAAACGGCTGGCACACCTGGGAACCCCTGCTGCCGCCACTGGGCGCAGCCGGTATGCACGCCGTCAGTATAGACATGCCCGGCTGGGGCCAAAGCCCCGCCTGGGAGCCGGGTCCCCTGCTGCCCGCCGCCGGTGTTCCCGTTATCCTGTCCATCCTGGACAGCCTGGACGCCCCCACGGCCAGCCTGATGGGCAAAAGCTGGGGCGGGAGCGTGGCTATTGAAACGGCGCTACGCCATCCCGGACGCATCACCCACCTCATCCTTACCGCGCCTGCCTTTCGGGACTGGGACCGACTGGCAGGCCTAACCCAACCCATGTTGCTGGCGTGGGCGCAGGATGATCCCGTGATACCGTTTCATTACGCCGCACAGTTTGTGGACGCCATCCCCCACTGCCAACTCCAGACCTACCCCACCGGCGGGCACAATGCCGCCCCAGAAAACGCGGCGCACTTTGCCCCCATAGCCACAAAATTCTTGCAGTAA
- a CDS encoding leucine--tRNA ligase, giving the protein MTQTTYVPGEVESKWQKHWEDTKLYRQVIDNEKPKFYALTMLPYPSGDLHIGHWYAMTPSDARARYMRMKGFNVLFPMGFDAFGLPAENAAIKRNIHPTKWTFANIERMRGQMRSMGAMFDWEREAVSADPSYYKWTQWFFKKLIEQGLAYRALAAVDFCPHCNTTLAREQVWGEDRHCERCGTPVTKKMMEQWFFRTTSYAEELLDFEGINWPERVKTMQTNWIGRSEGAEVIFTTEFEDEIPIFTTRPDTLWGATFMVLAPEHPLVDKITTPEQAADILAYREEASRMTEIDREAADREKTGVFTGAYAINPVNNERIPIWVADYVLMSYGFGAIMAVPAHDERDFAFATKYGLPIVEVIRMPGRSDADGPLTEAYTSKTEGTLVNSGPFTDTPVDGAAARVTDWLEENGRGKFAINYRLRDWLISRQRYWGAPIPIVYCPEHGPVTVPDDQLPIELPTDVDFLPTGESPLNMHEGFLHTTCPICGQPARRETDTLDTFMCSSWYQYRYLSPHYDDGPFDPREGAYWLPVDQYTGGIEHATMHLIYTRFFTKAMRDMGLVDFDEPMLALYNQGMVLGEDNEKMSKSRGNVVAPDALVERYGADTVRTYLMFFARWDQGGPWNYDGIKGPQRFLHDVWSIAQHEYQAGQVEDAADRALRRKTHQTIRKVSDDLESFSFNTAVAALMEHRNAIEQARRAGNVSAASWEEAVRSVLLLLAPIAPHITEELWSQRGQPYSVHQQAWPTWDEEIAHEETITLVVQVNGKVRDKIEVDAGISEAEAQAAALASERVQEWLNGSPPRKVIVIPGRLVNIVI; this is encoded by the coding sequence ATGACCCAGACAACCTATGTGCCCGGTGAAGTTGAATCGAAATGGCAAAAACACTGGGAAGATACAAAGCTGTATCGCCAGGTGATTGACAACGAAAAACCGAAATTCTATGCGCTGACCATGCTGCCCTATCCCTCCGGCGATCTGCACATCGGCCACTGGTACGCAATGACGCCGAGTGATGCGCGCGCCCGCTATATGCGCATGAAGGGGTTTAATGTACTGTTTCCCATGGGATTTGATGCGTTTGGATTGCCGGCGGAAAACGCGGCCATCAAACGCAACATCCACCCCACCAAATGGACCTTCGCCAACATTGAACGGATGCGCGGCCAGATGCGCAGCATGGGCGCTATGTTCGATTGGGAACGAGAAGCCGTCAGCGCCGATCCCAGTTACTACAAATGGACACAGTGGTTCTTCAAGAAACTGATTGAACAGGGACTGGCCTACCGCGCCCTGGCCGCCGTGGACTTCTGTCCCCACTGCAATACGACACTGGCGCGCGAACAAGTGTGGGGCGAAGACCGTCACTGCGAACGATGTGGCACGCCCGTGACCAAGAAGATGATGGAACAGTGGTTTTTCAGGACCACGAGCTACGCCGAAGAGCTGTTGGATTTCGAGGGCATCAACTGGCCGGAGCGCGTGAAGACGATGCAGACCAACTGGATTGGCCGCTCCGAAGGCGCGGAGGTCATCTTCACCACCGAATTCGAGGACGAAATCCCCATCTTTACCACCCGTCCTGACACGCTGTGGGGCGCGACCTTCATGGTTTTGGCTCCGGAACACCCGCTGGTGGACAAAATCACCACGCCGGAGCAAGCGGCGGACATCCTGGCGTACCGCGAGGAGGCCAGCCGCATGACGGAGATTGACCGCGAGGCCGCCGACCGCGAGAAGACGGGCGTCTTCACGGGAGCCTATGCCATCAATCCCGTCAACAACGAGCGCATTCCCATCTGGGTGGCGGACTATGTGTTGATGAGTTATGGCTTTGGCGCGATCATGGCCGTGCCGGCACATGACGAACGCGACTTTGCCTTTGCCACGAAATACGGCCTGCCCATTGTGGAGGTCATCCGCATGCCCGGACGCAGCGACGCCGATGGACCCCTGACGGAGGCGTACACATCCAAAACGGAAGGCACACTGGTGAACTCCGGTCCGTTTACGGATACGCCCGTGGACGGCGCTGCCGCGCGCGTGACGGACTGGCTGGAGGAAAATGGCCGCGGCAAATTCGCCATCAACTATCGCCTGCGCGACTGGCTGATCAGTCGCCAGCGTTATTGGGGCGCGCCCATCCCCATTGTTTACTGCCCGGAGCATGGCCCGGTCACCGTTCCTGATGATCAACTGCCGATAGAACTGCCCACGGACGTAGACTTTCTGCCCACGGGCGAAAGCCCTTTGAATATGCACGAAGGCTTCCTGCACACCACCTGCCCCATCTGCGGCCAGCCGGCGCGGCGGGAAACGGACACGTTGGATACGTTCATGTGTTCATCCTGGTATCAATATCGCTACCTGAGTCCGCACTACGATGATGGCCCCTTTGACCCGCGCGAAGGAGCGTACTGGCTGCCCGTGGACCAGTACACGGGCGGCATCGAACACGCCACCATGCACCTGATTTACACCCGCTTCTTCACGAAAGCGATGCGCGACATGGGGCTGGTGGATTTCGATGAGCCGATGCTGGCGCTGTATAACCAGGGAATGGTGTTGGGCGAGGACAACGAGAAGATGTCCAAGTCGCGCGGCAACGTGGTGGCGCCGGACGCGCTGGTGGAACGATATGGCGCGGACACGGTGCGCACGTACTTGATGTTCTTTGCCCGCTGGGACCAGGGTGGCCCCTGGAACTATGACGGCATTAAGGGACCGCAGCGGTTCCTGCATGATGTGTGGAGCATCGCCCAGCATGAATATCAAGCGGGTCAAGTGGAGGACGCGGCGGATCGGGCGCTGCGGCGTAAGACGCACCAGACCATTCGCAAAGTGAGCGACGACCTGGAGAGCTTTTCTTTCAACACGGCGGTGGCGGCGTTGATGGAACACCGGAATGCGATTGAACAGGCGCGGCGGGCAGGGAATGTGTCCGCGGCCAGTTGGGAAGAGGCGGTGCGCAGTGTGCTGCTGCTGCTGGCTCCAATTGCACCGCACATCACCGAGGAACTGTGGTCGCAGCGCGGGCAGCCGTACAGTGTTCACCAGCAGGCGTGGCCGACGTGGGACGAAGAGATTGCCCATGAGGAGACGATCACGCTGGTGGTGCAGGTGAATGGGAAGGTGCGGGATAAGATTGAGGTAGATGCCGGCATTAGCGAAGCAGAGGCCCAAGCCGCCGCCCTGGCCTCCGAGCGCGTACAAGAGTGGTTGAACGGCTCCCCGCCGCGCAAAGTGATCGTCATCCCCGGTCGCCTGGTGAATATCGTCATTTGA
- a CDS encoding VOC family protein yields the protein MTILGLHHITLGCLDARRTVDFYTQVLGLRFVKKTVNFDDPGSYHLYFGDEKGRPGTAITFFEWPDAPRGYPGIGGTHHFALRVSDYAGLLQWKRRLTDLGLAVDGPLNRHYFTSIYFNDPDGAIIEIATDGPGWTIDEAADQLGMALREPPPEMVVNNRDRARIQATTWPEPVPTITPAMALRHGMHHITAIGTDIHRTHAFFGELLGMRRVKMTSNFDDPGSAHWYWGVGEGQPGTLITYFERDPSRRHARHGVGQTHHFALAVPDEETQLEWRERIVRAGIPVSPVMDRIYFKSIYTRDPDGHIVELATLGPGFTVDEDVSQLGRNLKLPPWLEPRRRQIEATLRPIKE from the coding sequence ATGACCATACTTGGCCTGCACCACATCACGCTCGGCTGCCTCGATGCCCGGCGCACGGTTGACTTCTATACACAGGTTCTGGGTTTACGCTTTGTCAAGAAAACGGTCAATTTCGACGATCCGGGAAGCTATCATCTCTATTTCGGCGACGAAAAAGGCCGTCCCGGCACAGCCATAACCTTCTTCGAGTGGCCTGATGCGCCACGCGGCTATCCGGGCATTGGGGGCACGCACCATTTTGCCTTGCGCGTGTCGGATTACGCCGGATTGCTACAATGGAAGCGCCGCCTCACCGACCTGGGGCTGGCCGTGGATGGTCCGCTGAATCGCCACTATTTCACTTCCATTTACTTCAACGACCCGGATGGAGCGATCATTGAGATCGCTACGGATGGGCCAGGCTGGACCATTGACGAAGCCGCGGACCAACTGGGAATGGCTCTCCGGGAACCGCCGCCAGAAATGGTGGTGAACAATCGGGATCGGGCGCGTATTCAGGCGACGACGTGGCCGGAACCCGTGCCCACAATCACGCCGGCGATGGCGCTGCGCCACGGGATGCACCACATTACGGCCATTGGCACGGACATCCACCGCACGCACGCCTTCTTTGGCGAGCTGTTGGGCATGCGGCGCGTAAAGATGACGAGTAACTTTGATGATCCTGGCTCCGCGCACTGGTATTGGGGCGTGGGGGAAGGGCAGCCTGGTACGCTGATCACCTATTTCGAGCGGGACCCATCCCGCCGCCATGCGCGTCATGGCGTGGGCCAGACGCACCATTTTGCTCTGGCTGTGCCGGATGAGGAGACGCAGTTGGAATGGCGAGAACGGATTGTGCGTGCCGGCATTCCCGTCAGCCCCGTCATGGATCGCATCTACTTCAAGAGCATCTACACGCGCGACCCTGACGGGCACATCGTCGAACTGGCAACTCTCGGACCGGGCTTCACCGTGGATGAAGATGTGAGTCAACTGGGCCGGAATCTGAAGCTGCCCCCCTGGTTGGAACCACGCCGCCGCCAGATTGAAGCCACCCTGCGCCCCATCAAAGAGTGA